CATCGTCAACAACGAGAAGCGGATGCTGCAGGAGGCCGTCGACGCGCTGTTCGACAACGGCCGCCGCGGCCGGCCCGTCACGGGCCCGGGCAACCGCCCGCTCAAGTCGCTGTCCGACATGCTCAAGGGCAAGCAGGGCCGCTTCCGCCAGAACCTCCTGGGCAAGCGCGTCGACTACTCGGGCCGTTCGGTCATCGTCGTCGGCCCGCAGCTCAAGCTGCACCAGTGCGGCCTGCCGAAGCAGATGGCGCTCGAGCTGTTCAAGCCGTTCGTCATGAAGCGGCTGGTCGACCTCAACCACGCGCAGAACATCAAGAGCGCCAAGCGCATGGTCGAGCGCGCGCGTCCCGTCGTGTGGGACGTGCTCGAAGAGGTCATCACCGAGCACCCGGTGCTGCTCAACCGCGCGCCGACGCTGCACCGCCTGGGCATCCAGGCGTTCGAGCCGCAGCTGGTCGAGGGCAAGGCCATCCAGATCCACCCGCTCGTCTGCACGGCGTTCAACGCCGACTTCGACGGCGACCAGATGGCCGTGCACCTGCCGCTGTCCGCGGAGGCGCAGGCCGAGGCCCGCATCCTCATGCTGTCCTCCAACAACATCCTGTCGCCGGCGCACGGCCGTCCCATCACGTCGCCGACGCAGGACATGGTCCTGGGCATCTACTACCTCACCGCGATGAAGGACGGCGCGGCGGGCGAGGGCCGGATCTTCGGCTCCGTGGGCGAGGCCACGATGGCGTACGACACCCGCGAGCTCGACCTGCAGGCCAAGATCACGGTCCGGCTCAAGGACGTCGTCCCGCCGGCCGGATGGACGAAGCCCGCGGGCGAGAACGACGACATCGAGGGCGAGACGTTCCTCCGCCTCGAGACGACGCTCGGCCGGTGCCTGTTCAACGAGGCGCTGCCGACGGACTACCCGTTCGTCGACGCCGAGGTCTCCAAGCGCAAGCTGTCGGAGATCGTCAACGACCTCGCCGAGCGCTACCCCAAGGTGCAGGTCGCCGCGACGCTCGACGCCCTCAAGGCGGCGGGCTTCCACTGGGCGACGCGCGCCGGCGTCACGATCGCGATCGACGACGTCGTCACGCCGCCGGAGAAGGCCGCCATCCTCGACAAGCACGAGAAGGAGGCCGACAAGATCGAGAAGCAGTTCCAGCGGGGCGTCATCACCGACGACGAGCGCCGCCAGGAGCTGATCGAGATCTGGACGAAGGCCACCGCCGAGGTCGCGCGGGCCATGGAGGCCAACTTCCCGAAGATGAACCCCGTCTTCATGATGGTCAACTCCGGTGCCCGAGGAAACATGATGCAGGTCCGGCAGATCGCCGGCATGCGTGGCCTCGTGGCCAACCCGAAGGGCGAGATCATCCCGCGCCCGATCAAGGCCAACTTCCGCGAGGGCCTGACCGTGCTGGAGTACTTCATCTCCACGCACGGCGCCCGTAAGGGACTCGCCGACACCGCGCTGCGTACCGCCGACTCCGGCTACCTGACCCGCCGGCTCGTCGACGTCTCGCAGGACGTCATCATCCGCGAGGAGGACTGCGGCACCGACCGCGGCTTCCCGATGCGGATCGCGGCGGTCGGCAAGGACGGCGGCCTCGTCCGCGACCAGCACGTCGAGACCGGCGTGTACGCGCGGACGCTCGCCGAGGACGTCACCGTCGGCAAGGAGACCGTCCCCGCCGGCACCGACCTCGGCGACCTCGCCATCGGCAAGCTGATGGAGATGGGCGTCGAGGAGGTCAAGGTCCGTTCGGTCCTGACCTGCCAGGCCAAGCAGGGCACCTGCGCGATGTGCTACGGCCGTTCGCTCGCGGCCGGCAAGCTCGTCGACGTCGGCGAGGCGGTCGGCATCGTTGCCGCCCAGTCGATCGGCGAGCCGGGCACGCAGCTGACCATGCGGACGTTCCACACCGGCGGTGTCGCGGGTGAGGACATCACGCACGGCCTGCCGCGAGTGGTCGAGCTGTTCGAGGCGCGCGTCCCCAAGGGCAAGGCGCCGATCGCCGAGGCGACCGGCCGCGTGCGCATCGAGGACGCCGAGAAGCTGCGCAAGATCATCGTGGTCCCGGACGACGGCTCCGAGGAGATCGTCATCGACAAGATCAGCCGCCGCCAGCGGCTGCGCGTCGCGGACGGCGACCACGTCGAGGTCGGCGAGAAGCTGACCGAAGGTGCCATGGACCCGCACGACGTCCTGCGCATCCTCGGCCCGCGCGCCGTCCAGCAGCACCTCGTCGCCGAGGTCCAGGAGGTCTACCGCTCCCAGGGCGTGTCGATCCACGACAAGCACATCGAGATCATCGTGCGGCAGATGCTGCGCAGGGTCTCCGTGCTGGAGTCGGGCGACACCGAGTTCCTCCCCGGGCAGCTGGCCGAGCGTGCCAAGTTCGAGGCGGAGAACCGCCGCATCGTCGGCGAGGGTGGCGAGCCCGCCTCTGGCCGTCCGGTCCTGATGGGCATCACGAAGGCGTCGCTCGCGACGGAGTCGTGGCTGTCCGCGGCGTCGTTCCAGGAGACGACCCGCGTCCTGACCGACGCGGCCATCTCCGCCAAGAGCGACTCCCTGCTCGGCCTCAAGGAGAACGTCATCATCGGCAAGCTCATCCCGGCGG
This sequence is a window from Frankiaceae bacterium. Protein-coding genes within it:
- the rpoC gene encoding DNA-directed RNA polymerase subunit beta', yielding IVNNEKRMLQEAVDALFDNGRRGRPVTGPGNRPLKSLSDMLKGKQGRFRQNLLGKRVDYSGRSVIVVGPQLKLHQCGLPKQMALELFKPFVMKRLVDLNHAQNIKSAKRMVERARPVVWDVLEEVITEHPVLLNRAPTLHRLGIQAFEPQLVEGKAIQIHPLVCTAFNADFDGDQMAVHLPLSAEAQAEARILMLSSNNILSPAHGRPITSPTQDMVLGIYYLTAMKDGAAGEGRIFGSVGEATMAYDTRELDLQAKITVRLKDVVPPAGWTKPAGENDDIEGETFLRLETTLGRCLFNEALPTDYPFVDAEVSKRKLSEIVNDLAERYPKVQVAATLDALKAAGFHWATRAGVTIAIDDVVTPPEKAAILDKHEKEADKIEKQFQRGVITDDERRQELIEIWTKATAEVARAMEANFPKMNPVFMMVNSGARGNMMQVRQIAGMRGLVANPKGEIIPRPIKANFREGLTVLEYFISTHGARKGLADTALRTADSGYLTRRLVDVSQDVIIREEDCGTDRGFPMRIAAVGKDGGLVRDQHVETGVYARTLAEDVTVGKETVPAGTDLGDLAIGKLMEMGVEEVKVRSVLTCQAKQGTCAMCYGRSLAAGKLVDVGEAVGIVAAQSIGEPGTQLTMRTFHTGGVAGEDITHGLPRVVELFEARVPKGKAPIAEATGRVRIEDAEKLRKIIVVPDDGSEEIVIDKISRRQRLRVADGDHVEVGEKLTEGAMDPHDVLRILGPRAVQQHLVAEVQEVYRSQGVSIHDKHIEIIVRQMLRRVSVLESGDTEFLPGQLAERAKFEAENRRIVGEGGEPASGRPVLMGITKASLATESWLSAASFQETTRVLTDAAISAKSDSLLGLKENVIIGKLIPAGTGISRYRNIRVEPTEEARQQVYANAWTDDGEYAFGQASGQAVPLEDYGYDRDYR